The DNA segment ATCGATCGTGGAATCGTCGATGATCGCGAAGTCGATGTCGGAGTTGGCCTCGGCGGCCACCTTGGTGGCGTCGGCCAGATCGAATCCGACGGTGACGATGAGGTTGCAGCCCTGATCGACGAGGTTGTTGATGTTGGGGCCGTAGTCGGTGGGCGATGCGGACTCGACGGTGCGCGGCTCGACGCCGAGCTCTTCGGAGGCCTCGGTCAAGCCCTCGAACCCGAGCTGGTTGAACGACTTGTCGTCGAATCCGCCACTGTCGGAGACCATGCAGGGCAGGAAGTCACTCGATCCGCCTCCGCCCGATCCTTCGTCTTCGGGGGCAGATCCACAGCCTGCGATCAGGGCGATGGCACCGAGCGACGCGACGCCGCCGAGTGCTGCCTTCCGCGTGCTCGTGCGGGTGACGAATGACAAGATGTCCTCCAATTTAGATGTGTTTCTTCTGGTCCGGGACGGTACTCGTGCGGGCGGGGGCGCGCAGGATTTCACTCAGGCGTCCTTGTCGGGCACAGCCTTGTCGGGCACAGCCCTGTCGGGCAAGCTTCCGCCGTCGCCGAGCACCTTCGCTTCGTCCTCACGCACCATCACTGCGGGGCCCGCTGCCACCACCGATGGGTTCGCTGGCGTACCGGGCTTGAATACGTTGAAGAATACGTTGAGCACCACTGCGACGATGCTGGCGGCACTGATTCCGGAGTGGAAGATCGTGACGAACCAGTCCGGGAATTCGTCCCAGAAGTCGCTCGCGACAACGGGTATGAGACCGAACGCCAAGGTCACCGCCACGATGACGACGTTGGTGTTGTTGTCGTAGTCCACCTTGCCGAGGGTGCGGATACCGCTGGCTGCGACGGTTCCGAACAGCGCGATTCCGGCACCGCCGAGCACCGGAAGCGGGACGACCCCGACGACGGCCGCGAGTACCGGCGAAAGGCCCAGCAGCGCAAGCACGCCGCCGCCCATCGCGACGACGAAGCGGCTCTTGATGCCGGTCATCGCGACCAACCCGACGTTCTGAGCGAAGGCCGTGGCCGGGAAGGTGTTGAAGATCGGGGCGACGGCAGAGGACACCATGTCGGCGCGCAGGCCGTCACCGACGCGCTTGGAGTCGACGTCGGTTCCGACCACTTCGCCGACGGCGAGGATGTCGGCGGTGGTCTCGACCATGATCACCAGGATCACGATGGTCATCGACACGATCGCGCCGATCGCGAATATCGGTGAGCCGAAGGCGAAGGGTGTCGGGACGGCTACCACGGACGCGTCGGCGACGCCGCCGAAGTCGGTCTTGCCGACGATCAGTGCCGCGATGGTGCCGACGACGAGTCCGAGCAGGATCGACAGCCGCGACAGTCCGGGAATCTTGGTCATCACCAGCACGGCGAGGAGGGTGAACATCGCCAGCCCGATGTTGCCGGGGTCCAGGTAGTTCGGGTTCGGCGCACCGCCAACCATCTCTTGGCCGGTGATCCAGCGTGCCGCCACCGGCATCAGCGACAGTCCGATGACGGTGATGATGCATCCGGTCACCAGCGGCGGGAAGAACCGAACGATCTTGGAGAAGAACGGGGCTATCGCCAATCCGATCAGCGCGGCCACCAGAACTGCTCCGAGCACCGTGCGCAGTCCGGTTCGCCCGTCCTCCGCGCTGCCGATGATCGTGAGAACCGTCGAGACCGAAGCGAACGAAATGCCCTGTACCAGCGGCAGTTGCGAGCCGAAGAACGGGATGCCGATCGTTTGCAGCACCGTTGCCACGCCACTGACGAACAACGCGCACGAGATCAACAGTGCCTGATCGGCCCCCGAGAGCCCGGCCGCTCCACCGACGATGATCGGAACGGCGATGACGCCGCCGAACATCGAGAGAATGTGTTGCAGACCGTATCCGAACATCTGCAGCACCGGCGGGCGAGCGTCCTCTGGCCTGGTCATCGCTTCAGGCTAGGAACCGGACGTTACCGGCAGCAACGCCGTCCCATTTCGGGCGAGTTACGCTTCCCGCTTGTCCACCAGGTGCTCGAATGCCTTCAGGTTCGCCAACGATTCGCCGCGCGAGACGCGCCACGCCCATTCGCGTTTGATGGACTCCGCGAATCCCAGCTCGAGCAGCACGTTGAAGTCGCCGTCGGCGGCCTCGAGGGTCTGGCCGAGAATGCGATCGAGTTCGTCACCGTTGACGGCGTGCAACGACATTCGGCCCACGAGGTAGATGTCGCCGACCTTGTCGATCGTGTAGTGAACCCCGTACAGGCGGCGGTTGCGTCGCAGCAGGTACTTGTAGACGCCCTCGAAGTTCTCGTCGGGTTTGCGGCAGACGAACGCTTCGATGCGGACCCCGTGATGCCCGACGTTCAGCATCGTCGTCGTCTTGAGTTTGCGTTCCCCTGGCAGTTCGACGGTGAACACCTCGCCCCGACGGGTGTAGTCCAGCTCGCGGTCCTTCAGTGCCCGGTCGATCAGTTCGGCAGTCTCGCTCATGCAGTCACAGCTCCTGATCTGCGTAGTTTCGACAATCCTCGGACGCGTCGCGGAGAGAACTCGCTCGGTCCCTCGCCTCGGTCGAAGTGGAACTTGGCCTGCCGGTAGCTCTCGATGAGTCCGTCGGCGGTGTGCTCCCAGGAGAAGTTGCGGGCGTGCCGCGGTGCCGCGGACGCCATGTCGGCCAAGGCAACTGGGTCCGCCAACATGGACGAGAGAGCATCCGCCCAATCCTCGGTGCGGTGGCCCTGCACCAGGCGTCCGGTCTCGCCCGATCGCACCGCCACGCCGAGTCCGCCGACGTCTGCGGCCAGGACCGGAGTTCCGCATGCCTGGGCTTCGATTGCAACCAGGCCGAACGATTCGTTGTAGCTCGGCACGGCGACGATGTCCGCGGCGCGGTAGACCTGGGCCAGGCGCGCCGACGGCTGCGGCGGCAGGAACGTCACCCGGGCAGTTATCCCGAGGTTCTCGGCGAGATCGATGAGGCTGTCGGGTCGATCCAGTCCGCTGCCGGACGGGCCGCCGACGATGAGGACGCGCAGTGGTGTCGTCGGATTGCGCTGCAGCACTTCGGCAGCCGCGGCGATCAGCACGTCGGGGGCCTTGAGCGGCTGGATGCGTCCGACGAATGCGACGATCGACTCGTCGGGATTCAATCCGAGTTCGGCGCGCGCCGCGAGCTTGTCACCCGGATTGTATTGCGCCAGATCGGCTCCCGGTGCAACCACATCGATCGAACCCTGCTGCGCACCGTAGATCTCGACGAGAGACTTCGCTTCCTCGGCGGTGTTGGCGATCAGTCGATCCGCCTCGGCCACCACCTGCTGCTCACCGATCTGACGTGCGGCGGGCTCGGGCGAGTCGCCCTGCGCCAGAGACGCGTTCTTGACGGCGGCGAGAGTGTGCGCGGTGTGCACCAACGGCACTCCCCAGCGATCTCGCGCCAGCCAGCCGACCTGACCCGAGAGCCAGTAGTGCGAATGCACCAGGTCGTAGTAGCCGGGTTCGTGGCGCGCTTCCTCCCGCAGCACCCCGGCTGCGAATGCGCACAGCTGAGTGGGAAGGTCGTGCTTGTCCAACCCCTCGAACGGGCCGGCGACGATGTTGCGCACCAGCACGCCGGGAGCTGCCTCGACGACGGGAGCGTCGGTCGACGCCGTCGCGCGGGTGAAGATCTCGACCTCCACGCCCCGCTTGGCCAGCTCTTTCGCGCTCTGCAGCACGTAGACGTTCATGCCGCCCGCGTCACCCGTTCCGGGCTGCGCCAGCGGGGAGGTATGCAAGGACAACACAGCGACCCTGTTCAGCTGGCGTCCAATCACTTCTTCAGTGTGCACGCCTCCACATTACGTCTCGATAACTACCCCCTTCTGACGACCGGGCAGACTCAGACCGTTCACGAACTCGGTCACCTCGGTGAGGAAGCGCTGCGGATCGGCTACGAACGGGCCGTGGTCGACACCATCCCAGTACGACGCTACCGCCGTGGGAATCAGCTCCGCAGCGTGCCGTCCGGCAGAGACGTCGACGACGGTGTCCTGCGTTCCGTGCAGGACGAACGCAGGGATGTCGAGGCTGCGCAGCAGGTCGTCGTGGGCAACCGCTCGATCGAACAGCGCGGCGCGAACCCGCGGCCTCGTGGACAGCGTCAAACCGAACAGTGCCTGCGCTTCCGTACCCTTGCCTTCGGTGGGCCCGGTGAGCGCATTCCCGAAACTTCCCAGCGCCTTGATCGCGACGCGAGGCTCCTCGGCCATCGCGCCGGGGATCGCCGCGCGCATGGCCGTCCCGACGCGGCCGCCTGCCTCTCCCCTGCCGATGCTGGTGATCGCGCCGACGAGCACGATGCCCGCCACCGCGCCCGTGCCGTGTTCGGCGAGGTAGTCGCAGATCACCAGTCCGCCGTACGACCAACCCAGCAGCACCGCGTCGGCGGTGATGTCCTCGGCGGCCAGCACGGCAGCCACGTCTCCTGCCCAGTTCTTCGGGTCGTCGTAACCGTCCGATGGGGCGTCGGAATAGCCGTGTCCGCGCAGATCGACGGCGACGACGCGGTAGCGCTCCGCCAGGTCGGCCAGTAGTCCTTCGCCCCAGCAGGCCGAGCCCTGTGCCCACCCGTGCAGCAGGATCAGTGGCCGCGCCGCTGGGTCCCCGCTGACGCGGTAGACGATGTTGGCTCCGTCGATGCCGGTGGCCTGACGAACCGGTCCTGCTGCTGGGGTGCTCGTATCGGGCTTGCTCATAGTTGGTGAACCTACGCGGCAGCCCTGCGCATCGAGGCGAGCGGATCGGAGTACAGGGCGCTGAGGGAGACCACGGTTGCGGCGTATTCCTGCACCTTGTCACCGAAGCCGGTCACTCGGATATCCCTGCGTGCCAACGTCGAATACGTCGCGAAGGCCTCCCCCACGTACGGAATTCCGGCCGGATACGCGGTGAACGCCTGGCCTCCGAGTACCACGCGGTCCGGATTGAACATGTCGCGCAGCAGCGCCACCGTCCGACCCAGTATCTGCGCCCGCTCGACGAGCAACTCCCGCGCGGCCTCCGAGCCCGACTGCGCCGCCTGATACACCACCGCGATGCTCGGACGTGGTTGCGGCGCAAGAATCTTACGGTCGACGGCGGCAGTGACCACCGCTCGATCGCTGACGGAGGCCTCGAGGCATCCCCGATTGCCGCAGCCGCACAGCGCCGACGATCCGGTGGGTAGGTGCGCGATGGAACCCGGACCGCTCGCGGGAGTGTGTACGCGGCCGTCGATGGTCAGCGCCATGCCTGCGGTCTCGCGCGCGTAGAAGTACAGCGAAGTTCCGCTGTTGCTCTGCGCCGCAACACTGTCCGACAGACGCGGCGCCAGGAGCAGCTCCGAGGCCGCCATGGCCTCGACGTGCCCGGCCACCGAGATCGGCAGTCCCAATCCGCCGCCGATGATGCCGGCGACGCGTCCGTTCTCCCAACCCAGCCGCGGGTGGTCGACGGTGCCGCTCGCGGTGTCCACGCGGCCACCGATCGCTACCCCGACCCACAGCGGGGTGCGGCGGTGCCAGCGTCCGGCAAAGGCACCCGCGCTGCGGGTGACGGAGGCAAGCGCTGTCTCCGAAGATCCGGCGGGCGTGGGTATCTCGACGGCACCGAGGATGCGTCCCCGCAGATCGCTGACGGTGATGCCGGTGACGACGGCTCCGATGTGGATCCCGATGGTCGAGAACGGTTCGTGGTTGACCTCGAACGGCACCCGCGGTCGTCCGATCGCCCCCGGTGCCGTCAGGTCTGCGCGCTCACGGAGCAGCCCGACGGCGAGTAGGGCCGACACTTGACGGTTGACTGTGGCGATGCTCGAACCCGTTGCGCGAGAGGCATGCTCGCGCGAGATGGGACCTTCGACGCAAGCGACCCGAAGCACCGACGCGGCGGGACTGTCCGCGATCCGCAGATCGGGCGCGACGAGTTGGACGCGCGATCGGGGCCCCGGGAGAGACCGCAGAGAGGTGGGGCCGGTGTGGTGGTGCAGCGTTGATACGGACATCGGTTGTGGTCCTCAGCAGTGGCAGACCTCCGTCGTGGACGAACAACGACGGAAGAGCGAAGTGATGCAGGTCAAGGAAGGGGTGCGGTGGTCGTACAGAAACCACGACACGCGAATCGACTGTCTGCAGCCCGAAACAGGGAGCTAGAGACGGATTCCTTGGCCGGGACAACACAGTTCCCGAGGAAGCGGCAAGCGAGAACCCAGGGACGCGGTCACATAGGTGACCCGCATCGCGGTCGTCTCACTGGCGGACATGGATCCAAAATTAGCACCCTCGCGTTCGATGTCCAATCGGGCATCGGAAAGCACGGGGCACGTCGGGCATAGAATTTCGCCATGACCTCGTCCGAACAGATTTCCCCCGATGCCAAAATCGCCGTCGTCACCGGAGCAAGCTCCGGCATCGGCGCGGCCACCGCCCGTCAACTCGCCGCCGACGGCTTCCACGTCGTGATCGGTGCCCGCCGACTGGACCGGCTCGAGGAGTTGGCGTCGGAGATCGGTGGTACTGCCCTGGAACTCGATGTGACGGACGAGGATTCGGTCGCCGCCTTCACCGCGGTCATCCCCCGCGTCGACGTGTTGATCAACAATGCCGGTGGCGCGAAGGGCTTGGCCCCGGTGATCGACGCCGACCTCGACGACTGGCGCTGGATGTGGGAGACCAACGTGCTCGGTACATTGCAGGTGACGAAGTCGTTGCTGCCCAAGCTGATCGACTCCGGTGACGGCCTGATCGTCACCATCACCTCCGTGGCGGCATTCGAGGCCTACGACAACGGATCGGGCTACACCTCGGCCAAACACGCTCAGGCAGTGCTGCATCGGACGTTGCGCGGCGAGCTTCTCGGCAAGCCGGTGCGGTTGACCGAGGTAGCGCCGGGTGCTGTGGAAACCGAGTTCTCGCTCGTCCGGTTCGACGGCGACGCAGACAAGGCCGACGCGGTCTACCAGGGCATCACACCGCTGGTGGCGAGCGATATCGCCGAGGTCATCGGCTTCGTGGCGTCTCGCCCGTCGCACGTCAACCTCGACCAGATCATCATCAAGCCACGTGATCAGGCCGGTCCGGGGCGCTTCTCCCGGAAATAGTGCGCTGCGCGCAGTGGTGCGGATAAGTGCCGCAGGGGGCACTTAATCACACCACTGCGGCTACGCCGCACTCATCGACTCCCACGTCGGCCAGTCGATGGCCCAGTCGTACAGGTCGCCGTCTGCAGCCGAGAGGTCGATGCGCGTTCCGGTGACCTCGACGGGATCGCCGTACATCGCCGTCTGGAAGTACTCCTGAGCGTCGGCGTCGGAGAGGTTGATGCACCCGTTGGTGACGTTCGATGCGCCCTGCACACCGGTGGTCAGCGGATTGGCGTGGATGAATTCGCCGTTGTTGGAGATGCGCACCGCCCAGCGTTCGCGGACGTTCTCGTAGAACGGCGGGTTGGACATCAGAAAGTCCTCGTGCTTCTCGGTGACGACGTGGATGCCGCTGCGGGTGACGTTGCGGTCCTCGTTGCCCTCGCCGTAGCTGACGGGAATGTCCATGATCGTCGCGCCGTCGCGGACCACCTGCATGCGGTGGCTGGTGGCGTCGGCGATGACGACCTGGCTGCGGCCGATGGAGAAGTCGAGCGTCACATCGTCCGCACCGTAGGCACCGCCGCCGTAGTTCACCCCGTAGAGATTCGCCTTCACGTCCACCGTCGTGCCCGGAGCCCAATAGTTCGTCGGTCGCCAGTGCACCCGTGATCCGTTGTCGTCGGGAAACCATGCCCACGCGCCGGGCGTCGGCGGGTTGGTGGTCACCGTCAACGCCTTCTCGACGGCGGCCTTGTCCGCGATCGCGGAGTCGAACTGCAGGATGATCGGCGCGGCGATGCCCACTTCCTGGCCGTCGCCGATGTTGGTGCTCACCGACGTGCG comes from the Rhodococcus sp. SBT000017 genome and includes:
- a CDS encoding nucleobase:cation symporter-2 family protein: MTRPEDARPPVLQMFGYGLQHILSMFGGVIAVPIIVGGAAGLSGADQALLISCALFVSGVATVLQTIGIPFFGSQLPLVQGISFASVSTVLTIIGSAEDGRTGLRTVLGAVLVAALIGLAIAPFFSKIVRFFPPLVTGCIITVIGLSLMPVAARWITGQEMVGGAPNPNYLDPGNIGLAMFTLLAVLVMTKIPGLSRLSILLGLVVGTIAALIVGKTDFGGVADASVVAVPTPFAFGSPIFAIGAIVSMTIVILVIMVETTADILAVGEVVGTDVDSKRVGDGLRADMVSSAVAPIFNTFPATAFAQNVGLVAMTGIKSRFVVAMGGGVLALLGLSPVLAAVVGVVPLPVLGGAGIALFGTVAASGIRTLGKVDYDNNTNVVIVAVTLAFGLIPVVASDFWDEFPDWFVTIFHSGISAASIVAVVLNVFFNVFKPGTPANPSVVAAGPAVMVREDEAKVLGDGGSLPDRAVPDKAVPDKDA
- a CDS encoding YbjN domain-containing protein — its product is MSETAELIDRALKDRELDYTRRGEVFTVELPGERKLKTTTMLNVGHHGVRIEAFVCRKPDENFEGVYKYLLRRNRRLYGVHYTIDKVGDIYLVGRMSLHAVNGDELDRILGQTLEAADGDFNVLLELGFAESIKREWAWRVSRGESLANLKAFEHLVDKREA
- the mshA gene encoding D-inositol-3-phosphate glycosyltransferase — its product is MHTEEVIGRQLNRVAVLSLHTSPLAQPGTGDAGGMNVYVLQSAKELAKRGVEVEIFTRATASTDAPVVEAAPGVLVRNIVAGPFEGLDKHDLPTQLCAFAAGVLREEARHEPGYYDLVHSHYWLSGQVGWLARDRWGVPLVHTAHTLAAVKNASLAQGDSPEPAARQIGEQQVVAEADRLIANTAEEAKSLVEIYGAQQGSIDVVAPGADLAQYNPGDKLAARAELGLNPDESIVAFVGRIQPLKAPDVLIAAAAEVLQRNPTTPLRVLIVGGPSGSGLDRPDSLIDLAENLGITARVTFLPPQPSARLAQVYRAADIVAVPSYNESFGLVAIEAQACGTPVLAADVGGLGVAVRSGETGRLVQGHRTEDWADALSSMLADPVALADMASAAPRHARNFSWEHTADGLIESYRQAKFHFDRGEGPSEFSPRRVRGLSKLRRSGAVTA
- a CDS encoding alpha/beta fold hydrolase — encoded protein: MSKPDTSTPAAGPVRQATGIDGANIVYRVSGDPAARPLILLHGWAQGSACWGEGLLADLAERYRVVAVDLRGHGYSDAPSDGYDDPKNWAGDVAAVLAAEDITADAVLLGWSYGGLVICDYLAEHGTGAVAGIVLVGAITSIGRGEAGGRVGTAMRAAIPGAMAEEPRVAIKALGSFGNALTGPTEGKGTEAQALFGLTLSTRPRVRAALFDRAVAHDDLLRSLDIPAFVLHGTQDTVVDVSAGRHAAELIPTAVASYWDGVDHGPFVADPQRFLTEVTEFVNGLSLPGRQKGVVIET
- a CDS encoding ROK family protein; the encoded protein is MSVSTLHHHTGPTSLRSLPGPRSRVQLVAPDLRIADSPAASVLRVACVEGPISREHASRATGSSIATVNRQVSALLAVGLLRERADLTAPGAIGRPRVPFEVNHEPFSTIGIHIGAVVTGITVSDLRGRILGAVEIPTPAGSSETALASVTRSAGAFAGRWHRRTPLWVGVAIGGRVDTASGTVDHPRLGWENGRVAGIIGGGLGLPISVAGHVEAMAASELLLAPRLSDSVAAQSNSGTSLYFYARETAGMALTIDGRVHTPASGPGSIAHLPTGSSALCGCGNRGCLEASVSDRAVVTAAVDRKILAPQPRPSIAVVYQAAQSGSEAARELLVERAQILGRTVALLRDMFNPDRVVLGGQAFTAYPAGIPYVGEAFATYSTLARRDIRVTGFGDKVQEYAATVVSLSALYSDPLASMRRAAA
- a CDS encoding SDR family NAD(P)-dependent oxidoreductase, yielding MTSSEQISPDAKIAVVTGASSGIGAATARQLAADGFHVVIGARRLDRLEELASEIGGTALELDVTDEDSVAAFTAVIPRVDVLINNAGGAKGLAPVIDADLDDWRWMWETNVLGTLQVTKSLLPKLIDSGDGLIVTITSVAAFEAYDNGSGYTSAKHAQAVLHRTLRGELLGKPVRLTEVAPGAVETEFSLVRFDGDADKADAVYQGITPLVASDIAEVIGFVASRPSHVNLDQIIIKPRDQAGPGRFSRK
- a CDS encoding Ig-like domain-containing protein translates to MHEQVEQTKRTRTVWLIAVLVALVALVAGCTVGSGAGGSGAAAPTTEAAPVAQVTENPVAGAADVSPVAPISVSVADGTLTQVALTNPDGKVVQGALSPDKTSYAVTEPLGYGVQYTWSGSALGSDNKTVDITGAFTTVEPDSRTSVSTNIGDGQEVGIAAPIILQFDSAIADKAAVEKALTVTTNPPTPGAWAWFPDDNGSRVHWRPTNYWAPGTTVDVKANLYGVNYGGGAYGADDVTLDFSIGRSQVVIADATSHRMQVVRDGATIMDIPVSYGEGNEDRNVTRSGIHVVTEKHEDFLMSNPPFYENVRERWAVRISNNGEFIHANPLTTGVQGASNVTNGCINLSDADAQEYFQTAMYGDPVEVTGTRIDLSAADGDLYDWAIDWPTWESMSAA